TCCATCCCAACCATTTTATATTTCATCTGCATTACCATTAACATCAAGGGGTTCATTCATACAACAGTTCCCAGAGTTAAGACTTAGGAATTGAGACAAATTTAGTACTGCACAAAATCACAAATTCACCTCTAGATATTCATAGCATCTAGCTTCATTTTAAAGCAATAACTCGGCAGAATGCACAGAAATAAGCTTAAAATGCTAGCAAAAAGTTAAGGTGGTGCTTATGATATAAGAAAGGTACATACCAAAAGCTACAGTGGCGGCGGAGACGGAGTCGCGTAATAGGCGGATGGGGACGGTGGTGGAGAGCTTGAATGCGCTCGCGGGATCATCGGAGCTCATAATCAAAGCCGCAGCACCGGCTCCGCCTCCCGCGGCTGTGGCCGCCATCAACAGTTTCGCTCTGGCGCGCCACACCGATCTCACCGCCATTTATTGGCCTtcctttataatttttttccccttgtccCCGCCTTTTGATTGGCTTCGGGTTTTTATTTAGAACTCCAAGACAACGGGGTGGACAGAGGCGAAACTTCCTCTATTATCCACATATCTTCTGACAGCAGCTGAAGCGGATATGAAGACTGTTGACACGCTCTGGGTTTTAGTTTCGGGTGGCTGACTCGTTTGTAACTTGCATTTCaatgttttcatatttaaatatGCAGTTTTACCTTGTTCCACACCTAAATCTGGAGATAGATATCAACTGTTACGATTGATCAATCTCCAGCTTTTTTATGAGTTCTTCTATCACTCTGTTGTTTCGGGATTTTCCTCGCGCATGCACTGTTGCGTATGCATGGTTAGTGCTGTAGAACAGAACTGAATGGCTATGTAGGTCATAGAAGGAACCACACACCATTATTGTTTGTGGAGGATTATCGTGCACATGAATTACAGGATAGAAATATGGGTTATCTGCACATGAATTGCAGGCAGGACTGAAATAGGAAAGAACACAGCCTTCGCCAGGTTACTTCACAGACCTCTGCATTTGATAAAGAGAGGATATGGGACATTTGTAGATCTTGAAATCCCCAAGCCTTGTGTGGACGTGTTTAAGTTATAATGCCTTTGTCCCGAATGAGCCACAAGCGGACATCGTGTTATAGAATGACTTGTGTCGAAGAACTGCAAATTTTCAAGCattaaccaaaattttttttttcttttcaactcctcCCACTCATTGATCCAGCTAAGAATCCAATCATGGATAAGTCAATCCAAAGCTCTCTCTCGCGttcccttctctttttttttttcccttttttctaatCCATTTTAAGTTTGTAAAAATTAGACTGCTATGCTTTGTTAAGAACATCAACCACCAGCAGCAGATCATTCCTACCTAGCGCCATTTCcagaaaaatagaaaaggaaCACCCACTGGTTGGACTTATATTGCATTAGGGAACAATCAGCCACAGGTAATTCAATTAACCAAGAGAAGCAACTTTCCCTATAGATGGCAAAAGCTCATACTTAAGTAGAAGCGGAAGCCCCAGAAGGCCCAAGGCAGACAACATGTCAGTCAACAATTAAACGTACAAACCCAGAATGCTTAAACAATAaagaaaacacacacacacacacacaaacatgaTGATTCACCAAGAGGAACAGAGTGGCCATCACTCAGGACAAGTAAACAGTTTCAAAATACAGAATTCCTTTTGCTTAAAATTGTAGTTGACTCACGAATACAGTTATTTACCAGGGGAGACAGcataatcataaaaaaaaaaaaaggaaaaagaagagagaaagaaaaaacataCAATGTAAGTAAGAACAGGAGCTATAATTCCTGTATAAGAGACACTCACTGATACACTCAACTTGGGCATGCAGCTCATACATAGCTGTCAATCAATGACTTCCTCATCTCATCAACAATGGCACTAGGTTGAGCTTCTCTTAACTTGAAAACGCTCTCTATAACAGACAATTCTGTTGCAGTAGTGTCAGATCCACAAAAGGCTGTCCAGTCATTAACTGTCAGGCCAGCAGCGATTACTTCACTACCACGATTCACTGTCCCTGCCACCAGTGGAACCTGTAGGAGCGTAGAGAGTTCATCTAGGTCCTCTATGGACGTGTGAGGATGCACCTGAGCAACAACAGATTCAGTGAGAAACAGACACGTGCTATTAACTCTAACTTCATATTTCATTAGCATAAATCACAGAATTAAGGAGTTTTATATCCGTTCAAATGTTCACTAAGTACAAGGTTCACTGCTTACCAGGCCACCCCTATTTGAAAATGCACAATAGCTGCCCACCAAAAtatttccagcaattgtctgTCTAAAAACTTCTACTCCAAGAACATCTGCAATCATCTCCTCAGTTTCCTATGAGAAGACACAGCACACCAAAATTACCAGCTTAATCTCATTTTGATTTAGACAGTATATCATGCTCCACCCTTACTGAAAAAAGTTATAACCAGACAGAGAAAAGCTGAATAATTAGCATAAAATTAATAAGGTAGATTCCAAGTGAAATATCAAATTGCCATTGAAGAAGCAAAATTTGAAACAAGTGCAGAAAGCATCCAGTTGAATATCACCACAACCTATTTGAGGCTTTTACCAAGAGGGAAATGCATGCATACAACAAGAACTGCTGTCAGCATTGAGAAGCTTGCATAGACTTCAGATTTGTCACATGACAGGCACAGGATGTGCACGGATATAGATAGACATAGGGAGGAAGAGTCTAGATGACACATGCAAGCGCTTCAATCAGGTCAATTGCATTCCCAGACGGTATAAGAATAGGAAAAGCACTGCTTTATTAGGTAGAGCAAAATTGCAACTAACTTTTTCACGTAAAATATATGGTATCCATATCATTAAGCATGTTATTATCAAGGGAAAGGACAATCTTACCCTGTCGAGATCGGTGTGTGTAAGTGCAACATGATCATTACAGGCAATGCAGTTTCCCAATGCAGAAAGTCTCTCATCAATGCGCTGAACAACAACAGAATCTGGTAGACTATTCCTCAAATGCTGAAGTTCTTTATCACACATAATGTAAATCAAAGTCAGAACCTTGAAAGTTCATAACACATCCACAAGCAAAGGTAGATAATTCTCATACACACCACAACTTTTTTATGAACCAATAGTGATCTTATGATGACATCTAATACATCATCAATTAAATCCAACAAAAACATGGTCAACCAACCCAAGAAGAAgacaaatgaaaaaggaaaagaacaaaGATTATACATTGCACTGTGTAGCTGAATCTCAATACTTGAAAGGAAAATTTCTTgcttaaaaattttaaagttaAGAATCAAAAGAGACACAATAACTGTACTAGCAACAATTTCATGAAGTTGTTACCTTGATCGGTGGTAGTATGCGGTAAGAGAAGCCCATTCTTGTTTCCTAAATgaaaaaagggggaaagaaaAGGTCAGGTTATCCTACCTAAACAGTCATTCCAATGGTACTCGTGTCTCTACAAGCAAAATAACTCTAAGAGCTTTCTAAAGTTCTCACCAGCACAAAGTCTTCCAATGATCCTAGTGCCACCAATTGCGGTCTTCACTACCGGAATTACATCAGCCAATTCTGCCTCAAACGTACTACAATACACAGTATAAAGGTTACACACAAGAAAAAAGATTTGCTGAAGAAAAAGGGAAGATAAATTTTATCATGTTAGTAGCTTGAAGAGAACCTGTAGAAGTTCTCAGAACCTCCAATGGCGACCAAGCAATAAGCATTGGTCAGCTTAGAAAAAACTCCAACTTCACATGAATTCTCAAATTGCAATCCTAAAATTAAAAGCAACGATAATAATTATGATAATAAAGGAACAATTTTCACGCCATAAATCAGCTAaaatcaattcttttttttaactcaATGACTTATTTGAACTGGAATACTCACTGGTAGCCATGATTCCAAGGATAGCAAACAAATATAAACACCTACTCGATATTAGAtctgaaaagggaaaaaatccaAGAAGAAAGGATTGAACatggaaagaaagaataaaaagcaggaacaaataagaataataatgAAATCAATTACGGAATTCTTACAATCAAGAAATCGAGGTTCTATTGAAAATTCGTAGATTACCTAAAAGGGATTTGCTGGGAGAATGATTTGCACGTTGGGCAGACGCTAATCAAGAACAGAAACCCTGATTAGGGttttagggttagggtttagggttaatttctcatacctcccctgagatttttaATAATTGCAAAAAGCTCccctcaaattttaaaaattacacttacctcccctatTTTCATTATTTAAGTAACATTCTAGACCCAAAAGGTAtacttttttccaaaatttctatAATACCCTTGAATTATAATTCATAACAAAaatgtaaaggaaaaaaatggttaACAGTCTCTATTTCATTTATCTTTATTTCCTACCACTATTACCTACTTATTAACATCTAAATTACAATTAAATAAATACTTATCTTTGTTCTAATGTTTCTCTTTTACCTAAAAATTTTCGATACAAATCATTATATCAACTATAAACGCTATATCATATACCCAAAAACTTACCCACAATTTCATAACAATATCAGATTTTACTTAATATACTATAATATTCATCAATATTCCTAAATTTCAATCCATGACTGTCActtttttaatacaaaataatCTAAACCATCATTACTAATATCAATATCCAATATATTCCATTGGCacagaattcaaaatcaatcaaattttcTCTATAGGAATAATATCAATAATTGTATATCAAGAATAGAAACACAATGCAGTTATAAATACATATATCAAGAACACTTTTTTCTTGATAACCATAATAGTATAACTTATATTTAGTTCTTATTCCACttcttatccttaatttttattttttatcactATCActatcttcatctccatctattttgataataaaattagcactcaatttgtcatttgacaatttcaatttgctaatacctataaaaaattggaaacaaaaatgGGCGCAAGGAAACTATTTATTAATAATGAAAAATCGAGAATTGAGAATAGATACTAAAATATATAAGTATTGGTGATTTAGTGTGTATAGTGATTTTATTAGTAGCGACAGTACACATTTGGTTGATAATAATAGATAAAtgaatttgaaagaaaaatagataTATGAAAAAGAGAATAGAtagttaaatagaaaaaattgtgatttgaattattggttaataATCGATGAGAGAGTTTTATTATTTGATagagtttttcatttttcaatgagttaacaattaataaataacATTATTGTCTTTTTATCATAACAAGGGAGATCTCTATAATTATGTAAACCTCAAGGGAGTCGAGTGAAATTGTCGAAAATCTCAGGGAAGTTTCTAAAATTGTTCCTAGGGTTTATAAGCAATATCAAAGTAAAGAATCCAAATAGTGAGGGCTTTGTGGTTTTCCTGGCTTTCCCCtcactcttttatttatttatttattttttttggagatAATTTGCAGGGGATATTTTGAGTCAGACGCTGAAAGGGCCTTATATGAAGGCCTCTTTTATGTCACTGCTAAGGAATCAACTTCTCGGCCAATTTGGGCCAGATTTATTTATTCCCCTTTCGGCCCACGTGGAAACTTCAACCTTGTatcccaagaaaaaaaaatttcttttctcatctttgaaatcaaaacATTCATTTGAACGTTGATTAGATGCTAATCAACGAGAACAGGAAACTCTGATTAGGGTTTTAAGGTTAGGGCTTATAACCAAAAGTTAGGCCTGTCAATCAGGCCTAATAAGCCGGACTTTCATAAGTTCAAATTCAATTCATTAATTTGAAACATTTTTGGGTTTTGGATTATGAGTTACGGGTTCATAAATATGAATCTCATATTCAGCGCACATAATATTCGGATTGTGAACCTTAATCGGGTTTAGCCCAAACTCACTTATTActtcttaattttcttaatataattactataactatcaagttgtaaaactaatttaacatttacaagactataatattaaaactaaatatgaacaaataatagttcttaaaaagtatataaaccaaaaagttttcaacaatatttatatttaattagttcaaaatgcatgaaaaatagtaattaaAGATGCGATCATAAgccaatacatctttaaaagttAAAACTTTTTTGtttataatcttgtgatttgaatctaaacatgtttgatgatttgtgtttgtagatcaaaaaaaaatcaaccaatattataccaacacaaaaatttactcaaccaataagaaaagttAGAAATTCAGTTATGCATTACTAATATTGACTCCCAAAAAATCTCATGGAAGAGTCTTTAtatgtatttttatattttgtaatttatatatatttagtatttagtaataatatatttggatatataattatacataatatcaaaatataaatattatatatatataggtatttAAAGGGTCGAGCTTATATCGGGTTCGAGTCAATAAGGTTCAAACTTGGCTCATATTTAATTTGAATCTAATTTTTAGGATGAATTTCAGACCAACTCACTAAAAGGTCGGGTTTATCGAGCTTTTTGTCTGACCTAACGAGCCAAGTTTGTCAGCCCCATTGACAGTCCTACCAAAAGTCAAATTAAAGAATCCAAATGGTAAGAGCTTTTTTGTTTTCCTGGctttcccttctctcttttatttgttatttattattattattttttggcaaTAATTTGCAGGGGATGTTTTGAGCCAGACGCTGAAAAAGGCCTTATATGAAGGCCCTTGTATGTCTGTTAAGGATTCAAATTCTCGGCCAGTTAGGGCCAGATTTATTTGTTCCCCTTTCGACCCACGTGGAAACTTCAACCTTGTAtcccaagaaattttttttttcttttctcatatTTGAAATCAATATTTACAGTCAACATATTAAACATCTCACATCATTTCTTGTGAAGAACATTGAAAACTTGATGATCAAGAAAAGTTGGATGTGATCAGACACATATTCGTAGTATTGGTTTATTGCTTATAATTTCACATGGGTTTTGAAATCTACCCTGATGGAGTTATTTTCCAACTGCTTTCTTTTtgtactttgtctttaaaagaATCATACAAATACAACCAATAAATAGATCGCCCATTAGCATAATTCAAAACTCAGTTTGTATATTTTATGCCTTCAACTTCTTCAAAATTATGTTAGTTGCAAGTCATTCTTTACGACAAATTCAGAACATGTAATTAGGTAAACTCGGCATGTTTAACCAAATCCTATATCTTCCTTAAAATTGTCTAACCAAACATGCCAAGTCAAATGTGAGTCTTAAAAGATTTAGGCACCATTTGGATTGAGGGAATGGGAAAGGAATCCAAGAGATTTGTTTTTTATTGTTTGGATTGACTTTTAAGGAGGGAAAGGATCTAatcattttgtcaaatttatggtTTTCACCCAGAAATGGGTGGAAACAAGGAAAACGAAAACAaattaatttcaatattttaatttttttttaaaagatcaTTTTTTGTCTATCTTTTCTGGTAATTAAATACTTGGTCTTGTGATTtcctttctcttcctcttcaatccaaacaaaaaattagtatttcctttcatttccttccaTACTTAATCCCAACAACAAGATCGATGGAGTCCAGCCTTTTATCCTTGAAGACCAAAAACAAAtaggaaaaaattttagagGTCTAGGAATTCATACGTGCTCCACTGCAATATTCTTATGAGAATTGAAAATGAGAGAGAGCTTGTattctatataaaaaaaaatataaacaaaaacaatgaaaacataGAACATGCCAGACTAGTGATCGACCAAAATCACCTGTTACTAcataaaattcaagaatttAAAAATGTTCTGCTGCCCATATCTACAAATGAAAGATCGGCTTCGAAAGTATTCCACCTCCTCTTGTTGCCACTTTCCATGTTATGGTACAGAAGCCAGAGTGcagaaaatgtaaaagaaaacaaacttgaTTGTAATGATTCGATGAATAATCAATGAAACAGTGATTGTAATGAGCTCAACTTTCATTAATGAATCTGGAAAACAAATTACAAGAACAGAGGTAATGAATTCAGCTAAGAAGGTGGAAGATTTGAAGGAAATTTGGGAGGGAAAAAATGAGGATTGCACTCAGGTTACTACAACCAATTCCGGATGGAATAATTCAAAAATCTCTTATTACAATAAAGCAGACATGTTTGCTTATAAAGCTATCAATTTCTAACAAACTCCTAACTACACCAATAAGAATTAAACACGTGGCTCCTAATACAATCTAAACACGTGGCCTTCTTTTACTCAGCTCACTCCATGACAAAGCCTCCCCCTTAAACAATCCTTGTCCTCAAGGATGTCGAACAAAGTTCCAGGCTTCCAAACAAAGTCTTCGGATTGATATTTGGCAATTCGCAGCAAGCAAGTAGTATAAGAAAATGGCAAAGCTTGCTGATTCTTCTGAGTTTGATAAGTTTGGTGGTCAGCCAGGCCTTGCGGCTCCAAAATGTTTCCAACCTTTAAAGTTCTAAATTGCCCATCACTCCTAAAGCCAGGTCCTGGAATTAGTTTTAGCTGAGCAACAATAGCTGAAATTCTAGAAATAGCACCACCAACCATAAATAATCTTTTAAGAGCATCTTGATCCGGATAATGCAAACCAAGGGATTTCTCTACTGCCTTCAAAAGGTCTTACAAGTTAGCATAAACACAACCAAGCAAGGTTAGAAGTCCTACTATTTCTCCTGGATTTGAAACAGATAGGAGAATTCCTATATAGCCATTACAGGCCAAGCTAGCTAGAAATTGCAGACCAAAGTACCTATTGGTTCCCTCTTTTAATTCCAAGAAATTAGCAAGTACTGATATAGCTTTCACTGGTGCATGTACCTGTATGATATCCCTATCTTGAAACACTTTTGCTGGTAATATGCCGTAAACCAATGTGTTATTATCCTTACTAAAGTCAATTTGACTACACCATAACAAAGATTGGGAAGATTTCTCATTAAGAAGTTCACTTTCCCCAACCTCCATAATCACAATTTTACTTTTGTGACCACATATAGCAAGAGTAGAAAGTTGCCAAATGGAAATGCGGACACCATAGATAACTGTTGTACACTTCTCTACTTCTCCTTTCTGTGGACATATTCTTTCAAGCAATTTGAAGCTGCACTCCTGTACATATTTCAATTGTCCATTGCTGAAGTTTTCAAGCAAGATAACCTCACCGGGGTTGAACACGAAAATGAATGCATTTGCATCTTTTTCACCCCAAGTGCAGTGTTTTTCACTATCCAAAATGAAGACAGAGAGTAGTACTCATTCACAGCAACATTAGGATTGCAGTCCTTACTTAATTTAGGCAATCCTTTGATCAAGCAAACAAGGTGTTCAACTATTGCTATGTAAAATATACCTTGCATCGAAACCACACCAATTTTAGAGTCATTACAGTCTTTGTTCATTGCTATTTTAGTACTGTCCCCAGGATCAAATATCAAGTCATCAAGTGGCCTATTTTGTTGCGAAGGAACAATATTGACAGCACCATCATGCTTTTGTTCATCATTATTCATTTTCACAAGTTTAGATAATAACATAGGgtctgtttggattagctgtttttggggttgtttttcaaaaacagcactgtagcatttcgtttttcaaatacaagtccgtttggattagttgtttttggggttgtttttcaaaaattatataaaaatcttttactgtagatgttttatggattatttttagatgtatttttaaaacatattttcgagtatttttataattttataacaatatataattatacatttataaatacatttattaatatttataaataaatttatttaaatatttataaataaatatatttgtacttttataaataaatatattcatatatttatatataaatgtattatattatatataatacataatataaatatatttataaatgtttaaatgtatattactataaatatataaattataaatgaatattatataaatgtatattataatttataatttataatttttatgtttttatatttatatacatttatgcatttataatacaattataaatatttataaataaatatatttatatattattctaaataagtaagtgtattatatttataaataaatttatatattatatataaataaataagtgtattatatttatttattatatattatatttataaataaatatataaatgtattataagtgtattatattatatataatacataatataaatatatttgtaaatgtataaatgtatattattataaatgtgtataaattataaatgaatattatataaatgtatattataatttataatttttatgtttttatatttatatacatttatgcatttataatacaattataaatatttataaataaatatatttatatattatgtataaataaataagtatattatatttataaataaatttatatattatatataaataaataagtgtattatatttatttattatatattatatttataaataaatatataaatgtattataagtgtattatattatata
The genomic region above belongs to Coffea arabica cultivar ET-39 chromosome 7c, Coffea Arabica ET-39 HiFi, whole genome shotgun sequence and contains:
- the LOC113698598 gene encoding eukaryotic translation initiation factor 6-2, yielding MATRLQFENSCEVGVFSKLTNAYCLVAIGGSENFYSTFEAELADVIPVVKTAIGGTRIIGRLCAGNKNGLLLPHTTTDQELQHLRNSLPDSVVVQRIDERLSALGNCIACNDHVALTHTDLDRETEEMIADVLGVEVFRQTIAGNILVGSYCAFSNRGGLVHPHTSIEDLDELSTLLQVPLVAGTVNRGSEVIAAGLTVNDWTAFCGSDTTATELSVIESVFKLREAQPSAIVDEMRKSLIDSYV